Proteins encoded in a region of the Mucispirillum schaedleri ASF457 genome:
- a CDS encoding ATP-binding protein, whose product MIIRKEYIDYLIKFKDMELIKVVTGVRRCGKSTLFIQYIDYLKQNSINDDHIVFINMEDMKYEELSDYKNLYNYINEKIVDNGKYYILLDEIQNVDKYEKVIDSLLIKGNCDIYITGSNAYMLSGELATLLSGRYIEIKMLPFSFKEYVSYHKNDNNGYEDLFNKYINSSSFPYSIYFKEEIILTNYLEDIYNSIIIKDISMRIQKIDISLLNRIVKFMFDSVGSMLSINNIANKLTSSGYKIDNKTVSKYLKLLTDSMLFYKVERYNVKGKNILSSLEKYYAVDIGIRNIKLGRRYSDLGHIIENIVFLELIRRKYEVYIGFIQDGEIDFAAFKNGNIEYYQVTLSLIDKNVMERETKSLKNIHDNYPKYILTLDKIGTNTNIDGIRHINLIDWLLEMY is encoded by the coding sequence ATATTGATTATCTTATAAAATTTAAAGATATGGAATTAATAAAAGTAGTTACTGGAGTAAGACGGTGTGGTAAGTCAACTTTATTTATACAGTATATAGACTATCTTAAACAGAATAGCATAAATGATGACCATATAGTTTTTATTAACATGGAAGATATGAAGTATGAAGAGTTAAGTGATTATAAAAATCTATATAATTATATTAATGAAAAGATAGTAGATAATGGAAAATATTATATTTTATTAGATGAAATACAAAATGTAGATAAATATGAAAAAGTGATAGACAGCTTATTAATAAAAGGTAATTGTGATATATATATTACAGGCTCCAATGCTTATATGTTGTCTGGAGAATTAGCTACTTTATTAAGTGGAAGATACATTGAAATTAAAATGCTTCCTTTTTCATTTAAAGAATATGTTTCATATCATAAAAATGATAATAATGGATATGAAGATTTATTTAATAAGTATATAAATAGTTCATCGTTTCCATACAGCATTTATTTTAAAGAAGAAATCATACTTACTAACTATTTGGAAGATATATATAATTCTATTATAATAAAAGATATATCAATGCGGATACAAAAAATAGATATATCACTTTTAAACAGGATTGTTAAATTTATGTTTGACAGTGTTGGAAGTATGCTTTCTATTAATAATATTGCAAATAAACTTACATCAAGCGGATATAAAATAGATAATAAAACTGTCAGCAAATATCTTAAATTATTAACAGATAGTATGCTTTTTTATAAAGTGGAAAGGTATAATGTTAAAGGAAAAAATATATTATCATCACTGGAAAAATATTATGCAGTTGACATTGGTATAAGAAATATTAAACTAGGAAGAAGATATTCAGATTTAGGTCATATTATAGAAAATATAGTATTTTTAGAGCTGATAAGAAGAAAATATGAAGTATATATTGGTTTTATTCAGGATGGTGAAATTGATTTTGCTGCCTTTAAAAATGGAAATATAGAATATTATCAGGTTACTTTATCCCTTATTGATAAAAATGTTATGGAAAGAGAAACAAAAAGCCTTAAAAACATACATGATAATTACCCAAAATATATATTAACTCTTGATAAAATAGGCACAAATACTAATATTGATGGTATCAGGCATATTAATCTTATAGACTGGCTGTTAGAAATGTATTAA
- the glyS gene encoding glycine--tRNA ligase subunit beta — protein sequence MPSYLLEIGCEEIPAAFIPSSSKYLLDEWTKRLSALNLPFSSIESGGTPRRLYVNIEGLPVSQVDKTEIIMGPPANIAFNSDGSLTEAAKKFAASKGINESSLKKVTTQKGDYLQGEKTTGGENTVALLLKTAPEIIKSIPFPKSMKWGDNDFKFVRPIHSILSVYDEKALVFETYGITASNITYGHRFLAPDKIEVKSVAEYKEKLENAYVYVDTETRRKIILSQIKEIEAKENITVETDDELLNTVSDLVEYPYAILGSFEDSYLTLPEEVLITSMKIHQKYFPVRNSNDRLINKFVGIANIKSPNGDGTIRQGYERVLRARLNDALFFFNNDKKVKLEERAEQLKKVVYQEKLGTSYEKMERFKAVAGFLAEKLCSDKKESVEKTAYLCKADLLSEMVYEFPELQGIMGYYYAKHEGLDDDIACGIKEHYLPKFSGDVLPETETGRLTSIADKIDTIAGVFAAGMKPTGNLDPYGLRRNAIGIISIIEQAGYRIELKDIINISFDKLSSHLDFDKNSVMKEVLSFINLRYRQMLVSKDIVASDVFDAVCDKSSDILKTLNLAKVLTNARYTDDFQTIAQAFKRINNILKKNNWEKEEFSDELLQTEEEKALGSLIRNQNMQALLDEEKNYATLDELMKFAPAVDNFFEKVMVMAEDTKIRENRLGLIACLRKVFLIIGDLGAIAAK from the coding sequence ATGCCTTCATATTTACTAGAGATTGGCTGCGAAGAAATACCAGCAGCATTTATTCCATCATCTTCTAAATATCTGCTTGATGAATGGACAAAAAGGCTTTCAGCTTTAAATTTACCATTTTCATCAATAGAGTCTGGTGGCACACCACGAAGGCTGTATGTAAATATAGAAGGTCTGCCTGTTTCGCAGGTTGATAAAACTGAAATTATTATGGGTCCGCCAGCTAATATTGCATTTAACAGTGATGGCTCACTAACTGAAGCTGCTAAAAAATTTGCAGCTTCTAAAGGGATAAATGAAAGCTCATTAAAAAAAGTAACTACTCAAAAAGGCGACTATTTACAGGGCGAGAAAACAACAGGCGGTGAAAATACTGTTGCTTTACTGCTTAAAACTGCACCTGAAATTATTAAAAGCATACCTTTTCCAAAATCTATGAAGTGGGGAGATAATGATTTTAAATTTGTCCGCCCTATTCACTCTATTTTGTCTGTTTATGATGAGAAAGCCCTTGTTTTTGAAACTTATGGCATTACTGCTTCAAATATAACTTATGGACACAGGTTTTTAGCTCCTGATAAAATTGAAGTAAAAAGTGTTGCAGAATATAAAGAAAAACTAGAAAATGCTTATGTTTATGTTGATACAGAAACTAGAAGAAAAATTATTCTTTCCCAAATAAAAGAAATAGAAGCAAAAGAAAATATTACAGTAGAAACTGATGATGAGCTTTTAAATACAGTATCTGATTTAGTGGAATATCCTTATGCAATACTTGGCTCTTTTGAAGATTCATATTTAACACTTCCAGAAGAAGTGCTTATTACTTCTATGAAAATACATCAAAAATATTTTCCTGTTAGAAACAGTAATGACAGGCTTATTAATAAATTTGTTGGTATTGCTAATATTAAATCCCCTAATGGTGATGGAACTATCAGGCAGGGTTATGAAAGAGTGCTGAGAGCAAGGCTTAATGATGCATTATTTTTCTTTAATAATGATAAAAAAGTAAAGCTGGAAGAAAGAGCAGAGCAGCTTAAAAAAGTTGTTTATCAGGAAAAACTTGGCACAAGCTATGAAAAAATGGAAAGGTTTAAAGCTGTTGCTGGATTTTTAGCAGAAAAATTATGCAGTGATAAAAAAGAAAGTGTAGAAAAAACTGCATATCTTTGCAAAGCTGACCTTTTAAGTGAAATGGTTTATGAATTTCCAGAGCTGCAGGGTATAATGGGCTATTATTATGCTAAACATGAAGGTTTAGATGATGATATTGCCTGTGGTATAAAGGAACACTATCTTCCTAAATTTTCAGGTGATGTTCTTCCAGAAACAGAAACAGGCAGGCTTACTTCTATTGCTGATAAAATAGATACTATTGCAGGTGTTTTTGCTGCCGGTATGAAGCCAACAGGCAATTTAGACCCTTATGGATTAAGAAGAAATGCTATAGGCATTATTTCTATCATTGAGCAGGCAGGTTATAGAATAGAATTAAAAGATATTATAAATATTTCGTTTGATAAATTAAGCTCACATCTTGATTTTGATAAAAATAGTGTAATGAAAGAAGTATTATCTTTTATTAACCTTAGATATAGACAGATGCTTGTATCAAAAGATATTGTGGCATCAGATGTTTTTGATGCAGTATGTGATAAATCAAGCGATATTTTAAAAACATTAAACCTTGCAAAAGTATTGACAAATGCAAGATATACTGATGATTTCCAGACTATTGCTCAAGCATTTAAAAGGATTAACAATATATTAAAGAAAAATAACTGGGAAAAAGAAGAATTTTCTGATGAACTTTTACAGACTGAAGAAGAAAAAGCTCTTGGCAGTTTGATAAGAAACCAGAATATGCAGGCTCTTTTAGATGAAGAAAAAAATTATGCAACACTTGATGAGCTTATGAAGTTTGCTCCAGCTGTTGACAATTTTTTTGAAAAAGTTATGGTAATGGCAGAAGATACAAAAATAAGAGAAAACAGGCTTGGTTTAATAGCATGCCTTAGGAAAGTATTTTTAATTATTGGTGATTTAGGTGCAATAGCTGCTAAATAA
- a CDS encoding two-component system sensor histidine kinase NtrB, whose amino-acid sequence MKLIEIINKRCNCKVIHVVIKSKIGERVAYRNVCEDNSKEYIHRIHSGSMELEIKYSADKELSDEAVSLLTDLIDVYVENRAAWEIDEHVSKSPDIYAGRATLDEMVKVATNALVYSSLFDKAAVMFFNERLMELRGIYMIGIPPYTEEQVKAFRNKRVPVEQSIIKKLQEYNQYPDDIEMHLELEDKIFSSIDNVKLSNPLIIAPMMTGNKIYGILITYSNNKYTNTHIFTTRSTARLLNTMMMAAISNQKYEYTTSFYKEIESEMRNKQSLVTLGNYVATIAHEVKNPLISIGGFAKRLMKAVTNEDLKRMAGIIAAESIRLEHLTEDILSFSRKRPPKKEKILLKKLFSEIKPLFETRMAEHNFKMNIDIPDDAYIYADIDQIKQVIVNLITNAMNVMENDGTVAVNFQEKDGKTNIMISDSGPGIPLEVMPNLFKPFFTTSNSGTGLGLPISRKILNNHNGDLTVYNSKNGAVFTIILPVE is encoded by the coding sequence ATGAAACTGATTGAAATTATTAACAAACGCTGTAATTGTAAAGTAATCCATGTTGTTATAAAAAGCAAAATTGGAGAAAGAGTTGCATACAGAAATGTTTGTGAAGATAATTCTAAAGAATATATCCACCGTATCCATTCAGGCAGTATGGAATTGGAGATAAAGTATTCTGCAGATAAAGAATTATCAGATGAAGCTGTCAGCTTGCTTACAGATTTAATTGATGTTTATGTGGAAAACAGAGCTGCATGGGAAATTGACGAACATGTTTCAAAAAGCCCAGATATATATGCAGGAAGAGCCACTCTTGATGAGATGGTAAAAGTTGCAACAAATGCACTTGTGTATTCAAGCCTTTTTGATAAAGCAGCAGTTATGTTTTTTAATGAAAGACTTATGGAGCTGCGTGGTATATATATGATAGGTATACCGCCGTATACAGAAGAACAGGTAAAAGCATTTAGAAATAAGCGGGTGCCTGTGGAGCAATCTATTATAAAGAAGCTGCAGGAATATAATCAGTATCCAGACGATATTGAGATGCATTTAGAGCTGGAAGATAAAATTTTCAGCTCAATAGACAATGTAAAATTATCAAATCCGCTTATTATTGCACCAATGATGACTGGTAATAAAATATATGGCATATTAATTACATATTCAAATAATAAGTATACTAATACCCATATATTCACTACTCGCTCAACTGCACGGCTTTTAAATACTATGATGATGGCTGCTATCTCTAACCAGAAATATGAATACACAACATCATTTTATAAAGAAATAGAATCTGAAATGCGTAATAAGCAAAGTCTTGTTACTCTTGGAAACTATGTGGCAACTATTGCCCATGAAGTAAAAAATCCGCTTATTTCTATCGGCGGTTTTGCAAAACGGCTTATGAAAGCTGTTACAAATGAAGATTTAAAGCGTATGGCAGGCATTATCGCTGCAGAATCTATCAGATTAGAGCATTTAACGGAAGATATTCTTTCTTTTTCAAGAAAACGACCACCTAAAAAAGAAAAAATACTGCTTAAAAAGCTTTTTAGTGAGATTAAGCCATTGTTTGAGACAAGAATGGCAGAGCATAATTTTAAAATGAATATTGATATTCCTGATGATGCTTATATTTATGCAGATATTGACCAGATAAAACAGGTAATTGTCAATTTAATAACAAATGCTATGAATGTAATGGAAAATGATGGAACAGTTGCTGTTAATTTTCAGGAAAAAGATGGCAAAACAAATATTATGATTTCAGACAGTGGGCCGGGAATACCACTTGAAGTTATGCCTAATTTATTTAAGCCGTTTTTTACTACATCAAATTCTGGGACAGGTTTAGGTCTGCCAATAAGTAGAAAAATATTAAATAATCATAATGGTGATTTAACAGTATATAACAGTAAAAATGGTGCTGTTTTTACTATTATACTGCCAGTGGAGTAG
- a CDS encoding radical SAM protein has product MVYTITKDNIDDLKNNGLKADAKRYIEQYENFLEYIKESGAGISSKDYSKKEQELLKKLEEKGAKICNSGKSVVINAVSPSCEHCHTGIGSATYILTLKCNRDCFFCTNKNQADYAAGVNKVYDIISEFKTHLGYYKKMKSVGITGGEPLLYPEKCIQFLKEVKKSDKTIQTRIYTNGDLVTEEMLKSLKDAGLDEIRFGLKPDENGKVDQKSLDNLALSVKYIKRTMVEMPLTLGKVKEMEELMMALDKTGIFGINILEFLYPYVHPDEYKSKGYEVTKRPYKILYPYTYAGGVPIAGSSIECLEVMLYSLENNVKMGMHYCSLENKLTSQLYQSNHHIKMSEIEYFSEKDFFLKTAKGYGDDAAKIKEVLDVNKIDHYMYDTSNKVIEFSPTYITLLKDYDMELGLTYLAVDFDEEYGRKVLREYQINRVEPKTFELSDI; this is encoded by the coding sequence GTGGTATACACAATTACTAAAGATAATATTGATGATTTAAAAAATAATGGCTTAAAAGCTGATGCAAAAAGATATATAGAGCAGTATGAAAACTTTTTAGAATATATAAAAGAAAGCGGAGCAGGTATATCCAGCAAAGATTATTCTAAAAAAGAGCAGGAACTTTTAAAAAAGCTGGAAGAAAAAGGTGCTAAAATATGCAACAGTGGCAAAAGTGTTGTAATTAATGCAGTATCCCCATCATGTGAGCACTGCCATACTGGTATAGGCTCTGCAACTTATATTCTTACTTTAAAATGCAACCGTGACTGTTTTTTCTGCACTAATAAAAATCAGGCAGATTATGCAGCAGGTGTTAATAAAGTATATGATATTATATCAGAATTTAAAACTCATTTAGGGTATTATAAAAAAATGAAATCTGTTGGTATAACTGGCGGCGAACCGTTATTATACCCAGAAAAATGTATACAGTTTTTAAAAGAAGTTAAAAAATCAGATAAAACAATTCAAACAAGAATATATACAAATGGGGATTTAGTTACTGAAGAAATGCTTAAATCATTAAAAGATGCAGGACTTGATGAAATCCGCTTTGGCTTAAAACCAGATGAAAATGGCAAAGTAGACCAAAAAAGCCTTGATAATTTAGCATTATCAGTAAAATATATAAAACGCACAATGGTAGAAATGCCTTTAACACTTGGAAAAGTAAAAGAAATGGAAGAGCTGATGATGGCTCTTGATAAAACAGGTATATTTGGCATAAATATATTAGAGTTTTTATACCCTTATGTGCATCCAGATGAATATAAAAGCAAAGGATATGAAGTTACAAAAAGACCATATAAAATTCTTTATCCTTATACTTATGCAGGCGGTGTGCCGATTGCTGGCAGCAGCATAGAATGCTTGGAAGTAATGCTATACTCTCTTGAAAATAATGTAAAAATGGGTATGCACTACTGCAGCCTTGAAAATAAATTAACTTCACAGCTTTATCAAAGCAATCATCATATTAAAATGAGTGAAATAGAATATTTTTCTGAAAAAGATTTCTTTTTGAAAACAGCAAAAGGATATGGAGATGATGCTGCTAAAATAAAAGAAGTGCTTGATGTAAATAAAATAGACCACTATATGTATGATACATCAAATAAAGTCATAGAATTTTCACCAACATATATTACTTTGTTAAAAGACTATGATATGGAACTGGGGCTTACTTATTTAGCTGTTGATTTTGATGAAGAATATGGCAGAAAAGTATTAAGAGAATATCAGATAAATAGAGTAGAGCCTAAAACTTTTGAATTATCTGATATTTAA
- a CDS encoding 4Fe-4S dicluster domain-containing protein, translating to MFNKIDIANMVFEGVSRSISIAPKFCSKIKHKSSPCIICYSLCPAEAVTIGGPGETIKVDWDKCTGCGICVSQCPAQVFRLRHGGYRKFIDNLSRSITSRGDLVITCSDNPAYSRQTAVVDCAGIFNVVDFIVLYLHGASRITIKYGLCMECPSKNGRQILEQEIKLLEQLKTIFEDLNDLEIIYESDNICIIFPKQLPIIQPKEEEKPNPTVNRRGMFNFFKNTLQESILKSADMITVENLEDRTKIDFSHEETARRKIFLDSIMSLGRIKRLDVETNNLFNNIVIDETCVYCGMCARFCNTGALYINDERTEITFNPSKCISCRLCERACYHNKLHYKDTLNLKTFFQDNVLVSRNSERITISDMKTFDV from the coding sequence TTGTTTAATAAAATAGATATTGCAAATATGGTGTTTGAGGGGGTATCTCGTTCTATTTCTATTGCCCCTAAATTCTGCTCTAAAATAAAACACAAAAGCTCACCATGTATAATATGTTATTCTTTATGTCCTGCTGAGGCAGTAACTATTGGCGGACCGGGGGAGACTATAAAAGTAGACTGGGATAAATGCACAGGCTGTGGAATATGTGTAAGCCAGTGTCCTGCTCAGGTATTCAGACTCCGCCATGGCGGGTATAGAAAATTTATTGATAATTTAAGCCGAAGTATTACTTCTCGCGGTGATTTAGTTATCACATGCAGTGATAATCCTGCTTACAGCAGACAGACTGCAGTTGTAGATTGTGCAGGCATATTTAATGTGGTAGATTTTATTGTGCTTTATCTGCATGGAGCTTCCCGCATAACTATAAAATACGGGCTTTGTATGGAATGTCCGTCTAAAAACGGCAGGCAGATTTTAGAGCAGGAAATAAAACTTTTAGAGCAGTTAAAAACTATATTTGAAGACTTAAATGATTTAGAAATAATATATGAATCTGATAACATATGCATAATATTTCCAAAACAGCTTCCTATTATTCAGCCGAAAGAAGAAGAAAAACCAAACCCAACAGTAAACAGGCGTGGGATGTTTAATTTTTTTAAAAATACACTGCAGGAAAGTATTTTAAAAAGTGCAGATATGATTACTGTGGAAAATTTAGAAGACAGGACTAAAATAGATTTTTCCCATGAAGAAACAGCAAGAAGAAAAATATTTTTAGACAGTATAATGTCTTTGGGCAGAATAAAACGATTAGATGTTGAAACTAATAATTTATTTAATAATATTGTAATAGATGAAACATGTGTTTACTGCGGTATGTGTGCAAGATTTTGCAATACTGGTGCATTATATATAAATGATGAAAGAACTGAAATCACATTTAATCCATCAAAATGTATATCATGCAGGCTGTGCGAAAGGGCATGCTATCATAATAAGCTGCACTATAAAGATACATTAAACTTAAAAACATTTTTTCAAGATAATGTCCTTGTTTCAAGAAACAGCGAAAGGATAACAATATCAGATATGAAAACATTTGATGTATAA
- a CDS encoding M24 family metallopeptidase — MYSKVPGAELINRLKKFTTFMDMADDTWRYIFIFNPVNIYYFTGTMQDGILFIQRDEEPVYFVKRSVERAAEEIRYCKVMAYKELQDIKNELALNVFFPAFVDKSFVTIKLLEEFNSQFEFGKIYSCDTALNMCRSVKSKYELDILKEAGAIHADIMTNIVPELLTEDISERDAALLIFNEFMKNGHQGIVRFERAGMEFQTVNVAFGESSLNIYKYDIPAGITGLYAASPFFGSSKITLKQNDLITIPSVFGVNGYHSVCTYCYAFNSLIDYIRRQHEHCKTLKDLAVLILKSGAKASDIYTEIMDNIHPEIQGTFMGLGDSTLTHLGRGTGLAVDEFPIISKNNDKPLVENMVINLGFFSSLEGYGVTGMQHTYIVTAEGGVSINGQADDVIVAGKYL, encoded by the coding sequence ATGTATTCAAAAGTGCCCGGTGCAGAACTTATTAACAGACTTAAAAAATTTACTACTTTTATGGATATGGCTGATGATACATGGCGGTATATTTTTATATTTAACCCTGTAAACATTTATTATTTCACTGGCACTATGCAGGACGGTATACTTTTTATACAAAGAGATGAAGAGCCTGTATATTTTGTAAAAAGAAGTGTAGAAAGAGCAGCCGAAGAAATAAGATACTGTAAAGTTATGGCATATAAAGAACTGCAGGACATTAAAAACGAGCTTGCACTTAATGTTTTCTTCCCTGCATTTGTAGACAAAAGTTTTGTAACAATCAAACTTTTAGAAGAATTTAATTCACAATTTGAGTTTGGCAAAATATATTCATGCGATACGGCACTGAATATGTGCAGAAGTGTAAAAAGCAAGTATGAGCTTGATATATTAAAAGAAGCAGGTGCAATACATGCTGATATTATGACAAATATAGTGCCAGAGCTTTTAACCGAAGATATTTCAGAGCGTGATGCTGCTCTGCTTATTTTTAATGAATTTATGAAAAATGGACATCAAGGTATAGTTCGCTTTGAAAGAGCTGGTATGGAGTTTCAAACAGTAAATGTGGCTTTTGGTGAAAGTTCATTAAATATTTATAAATATGATATTCCAGCAGGTATAACAGGGTTATATGCTGCTTCCCCATTTTTTGGAAGCAGTAAAATCACCTTAAAACAAAATGATTTAATTACAATTCCATCAGTATTTGGTGTTAACGGCTATCATTCAGTATGCACATACTGCTATGCTTTTAACAGCCTTATAGACTATATCCGCAGACAGCATGAGCACTGCAAAACTTTAAAAGATTTGGCAGTCCTTATTTTAAAATCAGGAGCAAAAGCAAGCGATATTTATACAGAAATTATGGATAATATTCATCCAGAAATACAAGGCACATTTATGGGGCTTGGAGATAGCACTCTTACACATCTTGGCAGGGGAACAGGACTTGCTGTTGACGAATTTCCTATCATATCAAAAAACAATGATAAACCACTTGTAGAAAATATGGTAATAAATCTAGGATTTTTCTCATCATTAGAAGGTTATGGTGTAACAGGTATGCAGCATACATATATTGTTACAGCAGAAGGCGGTGTATCTATTAACGGGCAGGCTGACGATGTAATAGTTGCTGGTAAATATTTATAA
- a CDS encoding tyrosine recombinase XerC yields MEIDNAIEEFINFVRIEREYSEHSVTAYAKDLSELSIYAHDEKVPDNIKSLDFFMLRGFITTLYDRQLSKSSIERKISTIKSFFKFLYRRGIIEENPARMLKFPKKEKYLPTVFNIDDIFTLLDLPDKTTPMGMRDALILELLYGTGIRVSELVGLDRSAVDLNGMRILVRGKGKKERIVPLAPELISLIKDYYKVMYDVAADNRIVDSDALIINRLGTRMTDRTVRRVVEAYLKKAGLPLDYSPHSFRHTFATHLLEGGADLRSIQELLGHESLATTQKYTHSDLSSLLKVYDESHPMAKKDKQ; encoded by the coding sequence ATGGAAATAGATAACGCAATAGAAGAATTTATAAATTTTGTCCGCATAGAAAGGGAATATAGTGAACACTCTGTTACAGCCTATGCAAAAGATTTAAGCGAGCTTTCTATTTATGCTCATGATGAAAAAGTGCCTGATAATATAAAATCTCTTGATTTTTTTATGCTTCGCGGATTTATTACTACTCTTTATGACAGGCAGCTTTCTAAATCCAGCATTGAAAGAAAAATATCTACTATTAAATCATTTTTTAAATTTTTATACAGACGGGGGATTATAGAAGAAAACCCTGCCCGCATGCTTAAATTTCCTAAAAAAGAAAAATATCTGCCTACTGTTTTTAATATAGATGATATTTTTACACTTTTAGATTTGCCAGATAAAACTACACCTATGGGTATGCGGGATGCTTTAATATTGGAGCTTTTGTATGGCACTGGTATCCGTGTTTCTGAGCTTGTAGGGCTTGACAGAAGTGCTGTTGACTTAAACGGTATGCGTATACTTGTCCGCGGTAAAGGTAAAAAAGAAAGGATTGTGCCACTTGCACCAGAACTAATATCTCTTATTAAAGATTATTATAAAGTAATGTATGATGTTGCAGCAGATAACAGGATAGTAGACAGCGATGCTTTAATAATAAACAGACTTGGCACTCGCATGACAGATAGAACTGTCCGCAGAGTAGTAGAAGCATATCTTAAAAAAGCTGGACTTCCCCTTGATTATTCACCACACTCTTTCAGGCACACTTTTGCGACCCACCTGCTTGAAGGCGGTGCAGATTTACGCTCTATACAAGAGCTTTTAGGGCATGAATCACTTGCCACTACACAAAAATATACCCACAGTGATTTATCTTCACTTTTAAAAGTATATGATGAATCTCACCCTATGGCAAAAAAAGATAAGCAGTAA
- the trmFO gene encoding methylenetetrahydrofolate--tRNA-(uracil(54)-C(5))-methyltransferase (FADH(2)-oxidizing) TrmFO — protein MAEYDVIIAGAGLAGSEAAYQLAESGYKVNLIEMRPLKTTPAHETDKFAELVCSNSLKSLDITTGSGLLKKEMMLYNSFLMQTALKCSVPAGGALAVDRVLFSNIITNSLKNHKNITVTNKEITELPINTDTPFLIATGPLTSDILAEHIKEYCGGALYFADAISPIIDADTVDMEKGYFLGRYGKGGDDYFNIPLTEEEYNIFYDDIMAAPKTAFHDFEKISYFEGCMPVEIMAERGRQTLTFGPMKPVGLEDPKTNIRPYAVIQLRKENKECTAYNMVGFQTKMTIGAQIEIFRKIPALKTAEFLRFGSVHRNTYIESPKHISRYFNFNSNKNLFIAGQITGLEGYNESIAGGLIASLQIARLLQNKPFLDFPAGTAFGSLSEYISGISEFSKNKKYVPSNFHLGMLPPLEKKVRDKKQKKQIQIDSAYQKAELFYKENYGNR, from the coding sequence GTGGCAGAATATGATGTTATAATTGCTGGGGCTGGGCTTGCAGGCAGTGAAGCTGCTTACCAGCTGGCAGAAAGTGGATATAAAGTTAATCTTATAGAAATGAGACCTTTAAAAACTACTCCAGCCCATGAAACTGATAAATTTGCAGAACTTGTATGCTCTAACAGTTTAAAATCATTGGATATTACAACAGGAAGCGGACTTTTAAAAAAAGAAATGATGCTTTATAATTCTTTTCTTATGCAGACTGCTCTTAAATGCAGTGTGCCTGCAGGCGGTGCATTAGCTGTTGACAGAGTATTATTTTCCAATATCATTACTAACTCATTAAAAAATCATAAAAATATTACTGTTACAAATAAAGAAATAACAGAACTTCCTATAAATACAGATACTCCATTTCTTATTGCAACAGGACCTTTAACAAGCGATATTTTAGCAGAACATATAAAAGAATACTGCGGTGGTGCATTATATTTTGCTGATGCAATAAGCCCTATAATAGATGCAGATACTGTTGATATGGAAAAAGGATATTTTCTTGGCAGATACGGCAAAGGTGGCGATGATTATTTTAATATTCCTTTAACAGAAGAAGAATATAATATATTTTATGATGATATAATGGCTGCACCAAAAACAGCTTTCCATGATTTTGAAAAAATATCATATTTTGAAGGCTGTATGCCTGTGGAAATTATGGCAGAAAGAGGCAGGCAGACTTTAACTTTTGGACCTATGAAACCAGTTGGACTTGAAGACCCGAAAACAAATATACGCCCTTATGCAGTTATTCAGCTGAGAAAGGAAAATAAAGAATGCACTGCATATAATATGGTAGGCTTTCAGACAAAAATGACAATAGGAGCACAAATTGAAATATTCAGGAAAATCCCTGCTTTAAAAACGGCAGAGTTTTTAAGGTTTGGCTCTGTCCATAGAAATACATATATAGAAAGCCCAAAACATATTTCTAGATATTTTAATTTTAATAGTAATAAAAACTTGTTTATTGCAGGTCAGATTACAGGTCTTGAAGGATATAATGAATCTATTGCAGGCGGCTTAATAGCATCTTTGCAGATTGCAAGACTTTTGCAAAATAAACCATTTTTAGATTTTCCAGCTGGCACCGCTTTTGGAAGTTTATCTGAATATATTTCTGGCATTTCTGAATTTTCTAAAAATAAAAAATATGTGCCATCTAACTTTCATCTTGGAATGCTGCCACCACTTGAAAAGAAAGTGCGGGATAAAAAACAAAAAAAACAAATACAGATAGATTCAGCATATCAAAAGGCAGAATTATTTTATAAAGAAAATTATGGAAATAGATAA